One genomic segment of Labrus bergylta chromosome 17, fLabBer1.1, whole genome shotgun sequence includes these proteins:
- the zfyve16 gene encoding zinc finger FYVE domain-containing protein 16, with product MDSFFKAAVCDLDKLLDDFELNTEEHDCKSVFLKTSVYPFSSLGSQCLSSEASTVPPNLPDLNSLHYGSATSCPDRSGCQNRSPDDRELKGQPLTTVDLLSSVDRRPAKSSAPPCPDRTLKPVCDLVNDTSSAILGRANSHDAFSELDVVEKQMEEEEEEALLVDFDSPVVTAHGEEQGQPSHRAECRDSKEVQPSAGREELQSGEYSASLSLLDVILPAAVERSSESADESQSADKHERDCEEEVTHTNQVIDSSSDCIKPKESLPVESIKETTTTSVIKEEDSQETADKVEAESPASETESVGLSCLPLAVSMCGALVRAEEDSGEATEQCEEAESTEADSLSALEAREDRSRLEDPVDSVNQQLAEGRASPEGQHLSLEPVHSADLASCDRSEPSPVDPPEFGFEYLPESDQAELLVTDEELDAFLQAHAEAEQGQGVGGGVSCCSGSGDLTQPESQNGDLEALRGCMREDLEGFATPESDRTMCVTVEGSLNPAAQSLSQDSCRPHQEEPELSPSGLNHSLTSNTFQSQLSGSPDQLPSYGGARPKQLHCQTARSPPAGGEEGEEETLGESTREPEEDEESSPSLTEEHSNIRDLSPMYANHDPEDYSMGCDELSEPPPYPGESPTDSGRSVNWKREGGEELGSRQPSWVPDAEAPNCMNCYQRFTFTKRRHHCRACGKVYCAVCCNRKCKLKYLEKEARVCVVCFDSIHRAQALERMMSPAGPSPNPNVPSEYCSTIPPLQQARAAGTLNSPPPTVMVPVSVLKHPNNDSCPREQKRVWFADGILPNGEVADTTKLSVTSRRSSQEFSVSPDQSSPGSAGSDVRVGGSSAPEASGTVEVVRPPVSGPWDYALLAGIGSSVNRVPSLLPENEDELPPLLITTGEDDAGDVLVEESPAPCQILHLLEEGGPRPLTFVMNANLLINVKLVTYCSRQCWCFGSNGLQALGQKELVFLLECLPEEKSLPKDLFTLYLNIFQEAQKGKFLEELDNVTFTSSFLGSKDHAGMLFFSPTCQPLDGLTLPTQPFLFGLLIQKLEVPWAKVFPLRLLLRLGAEYSVYPTTLTSVRFRDSVYRETGHTIMNLLADLRNYQYSLSVVEGLRIHMEMGHSYIDIPKSSFNEMQKVVNASNEHVISIGARFSPEADSHLVCLQNEEGNYQTQANSMPGKTRTVTGASFVVFNGALKASSGFIAKSSIVEDGLMVQIPPETMESLRAALRDQTDFHIPCGRNDGGELRENVSVRWVDWSSPVNTGRTSGVDGRPLDGVRSARMQQDTDFESDGRTIRCTEVFYQLKSPDCSLASVLSSCSVFQKEMALATCSALTPHLAVLTSCGINSLTLRISTQADMVEYQAGSGGRLLPQRYMNELDSALIPVIHGGSASVPQTAMDMEFIFYITHAI from the exons ATGGACAGCTTCTTCAAGGCAGCTGTGTGTGATCTGGACAAACTGCTCGATGACTTTGAGCTCAATACAG aGGAACATGACTGTAAATCAGTTTTCCTGAAGACGTCTGTGTACCCCTTCTCATCTCTGGGCTCTCAGTGTTTATCCTCCGAGGCGTCCACCGTCCCACCAAACCTCCCCGACCTCAACTCTCTTCATTATGGATCCGCCACCAGCTGTCCCGACCGCTCTGGCTGTCAGAACCGCAGCCCCGACGATAGAGAGCTCAAAGGTCAACCCCTCACCACAGTggacctcctctcctctgtggaTCGCCGGCCAGCTAAAAGCTCCGCCCCTCCCTGCCCGGACCGCACGCTGAAGCCGGTGTGTGACCTCGTGAACGACACCAGCTCGGCCATCCTGGGCCGGGCAAACAGCCACGATGCCTTCAGCGAGCTGGACGTGGTGGAGAagcagatggaggaggaggaggaggaggcgctgCTTGTGGACTTTGACAGCCCTGTGGTGACTGCACatggagaggagcagggacagCCAAGCCACCGCGCTGAATGTAGAGACTCGAAGGAGGTTCAACCATCTGCTGGgagagaggagctgcagagcgGGGAATATTCTGCCTCGCTCAGTCTGCTGGATGTTATTCTTCCGGCGGCGGTGGAGAGGAGCTCTGAGTCCGCAGATGAATCACAATCAGCTGACAAACATGAGAGGGACTGTGAGGAGGAGGTGACTCATACAAACCAAGTAATTGATAGCTCCTCAGACTGCATAAAACCAAAAGAGTCTCTGCCTGTTGAAAgcattaaagaaacaacaaccacCTCAGTGATAAAAGAGGAAGACTCACAAGAAACTGCAGATAAAGTTGAGGCGGAGTCTCCCGCCTCAGAGACTGAATCAGTGGGTTTATCCTGCCTACCATTAGCTGTGTCCATGTGTGGCGCTCTAGTGAGGGCAGAAGAAGACTCAGGTGAAGCCACAGAGCAGTGTGAAGAGGCAGAGAGCACAGAGGCAGACTCCCTGTCAGCTCTCGAAGCTCGAGAGGACAGGTCCCGCTTAGAGGACCCTGTAGACTCAGTGAACCAGCAGCTTGCAGAGGGAAGGGCGTCACCAGAGGGGCAGCATCTCTCTCTTGAACCTGTCCACTCTGCAGACCTCGCCTCCTGCGATCGCTCCGAGCCGAGCCCAGTCGATCCTCCAGAGTTCGGATTTGAGTATCTGCCGGAGAGCGATCAGGCCGAGTTGCTGGTGACCGATGAGGAGCTGGACGCCTTCTTGCAGGCGCATGCAGAAGCAGAGCAGGGCCAAGGAGTGGGAGGCGGGGTGTCTTGCTGCAGTGGTTCTGGGGATTTAACTCAACCTGAGAGTCAAAATGGAGATCTGGAGGCGTTAAGGGGATGTATGCGGGAGGATCTGGAGGGTTTTGCTACTCCAGAAAGTGACAGAACGATGTGTGTGACTGTAGAAGGAAGTTTAAACCCTGCTGCTCAGTCATTGTCACAGGATTCTTGCAGACCTCACCAAGAAGAGCCTGAACTCTCTCCCTCTGGGTTAAACCACTCTTTGACCAGCAACACTTTCCAGTCCCAGCTCAGCGGTAGCCCAGACCAGCTGCCCTCCTATGGAGGGGCAAGACCCAAACAGCTACACTGCCAAACTGCCCGATCTCCaccagcaggaggagaagaaggagaggaggagacgctTGGTGAGTCCACTAGAGAGccagaagaggatgaggagagttCACCCAGTCTCACAGAGGAGCACTCCAACATTAGGGACTTGAGCCCCATGTACGCCAACCATGATCCTGAGGATTACAGCATGGGGTGTGATGAGCTGTCAGAGCCCCCACCGTACCCTGGTGAGTCACCCACAGACAGTGGCAGGTCAGTGAactggaagagagagggaggagaggagctggGGAGCAGACAGCCCTCCTGGGTGCCCGATGCTGAAGCTCCAAACTGTATGAACTGCTACCAGAGGTTCACCTTCACCAAGAGGAGGCATCACTGTCGAGCCTGCGGGAAG GTTTACTGTGCCGTGTGCTGCAACAGGAAGTGTAAGCTGAAGTACCTGGAGAAGGAGGCTcgtgtgtgtgtcgtctgctTTGATTCCATACACAGAG CCCAGGCCCTGGAGCGGATGATGAGTCCTGCAGGTCCCAGTCCGAATCCCAACGTCCCCTCTGAGTACTGCAGCACCATCCCCCCTCTGCAGCAGGCTCGAGCCGCCGGCACCCTGAACTCTCCTCCTCCCACCGTCATGGTGCCCGTGTCCGTTCTCAAACACCCAAACAACGACA GTTGTCCTCGGGAACAGAAGCGTGTGTGGTTTGCTGATGGCATCCTGCCAAATGGAGAGGTGGCCGACACGACGAAGCTGTCTGTGACGAGCCGCAGGAGCTCGCAGGAGTTCAGTGTGTCCCCGGACCAATCATCA CCTGGCTCAGCTGGTTCAGATGTCAGAGTCGGTGGCTCTTCTGCACCTGAAGCTTCTGGGACAGTGGAGGTGGTCAGACCTCCGGTATCCGGCCCCTGGGATTACGCTCTGCTCGCTGGGATCGGATCTTCAGTGAATAGGGTTCCCAGTCTGCTGCCAGAGAACGAGGACGAGCTCCCTCCTCTGCTCATCACCACTGGAGAGGATGACGCAGgag ATGTTTTAGTCGAGGAGAGTCCTGCTCCATGTCAGATCCTTCACCTATTGGAGGAAGGAGGACCCCGACCGCTGACCTTCGTTATGAACGCCAACCTGCTAATTAATGTCAAACTGGTCACAT ACTGCAGCCGGCAGTGCTGGTGTTTTGGCTCTAACGGGCTGCAGGCGCTGGGACAGAAGGAGTTGGTGTTTTTATTGGAGTGTTTGCCAGAAGAAAAATCTCTCCCAAAAGACCTCTTCACACTCTATCTCAACATTTTCCAGGAAGCCCAAAAAG GAAAGTTCTTGGAGGAGCTTGATAACGTGACCTTCACCAGCAGTTTTCTGGGCAGTAAAGACCACGCCGGGatgctcttcttctctcccacCTGTCAGCCTCTAGATGGCCTCACTCTCCCCACGCAGCCGTTTCTGTTCGGCCTGCTCATCCAGAAACTGGAGGTGCCCTGGGCCAAAGTCTTCCCCCTCAGACTGCTTCTGCGGCTCGGAGCTGAATACAGCG tttatccCACCACGTTGACGAGTGTCCGTTTTCGGGACTCTGTGTATCGAGAGACGGGACACACCATCATGAACTTACTGGCT GACCTGAGGAACTACCAGTACAGTCTGTCGGTGGTGGAGGGGCTGAGGATCCACATGGAGATGGGCCACAGCTACATCGATATTCCTAAAAGTAGCTTCAATGAG ATGCAAAAGGTGGTAAACGCTTCGAACGAGCACGTCATCAGTATCGGCGCTCGCTTCAGCCCGGAGGCCGACTCTCACCTGGTGTGTTTGCAAAACGAGGAGGGCAACTATCAGACGCAGGCCAACAGCATGCCGGGCAAAACACGCACAG tcaCTGGAgccagttttgttgtttttaatggagCCCTGAAAGCCTCCTCCGGCTTCATCGCCAAGTCCAGCATTGTTGAAG ACGGGTTGATGGTGCAGATCCCTCCAGAGACGATGGAGTCCCTGCGCGCGGCTCTGAGGGATCAGACAGACTTCCACATCCCCTGCGGCCGGAATGACGGAGGGGAGCTCCGAGAAAACGTCTCTGTCCGCTGGGTTGACTGGAGTTCACCCGTCAACACAGG GAGAACCAGCGGGGTTGATGGGAGACCTCTGGACGGAGTCCGCAGCGCGAGGATGCAGCAGGACACTGACTTCGAATCAGACGGACGCACCATCAGATGCACTGAG GTTTTCTACCAGCTGAAGTCTCCAGACTGCAGCCTGGCGTCGGTGCTGTCTTCCTGCAGCGTGTTTCAGAAAGAGATGGCGTTGGCTACCTGCAGCGCTCTGACTCCTCACCTCGCCGTTCTCACCTCATGTGGCATCAACTCGCTCACTCTGAGGATCTCCACGCAGGCTGATATG GTGGAGTACCAAGCCGGCTCCGGAGGCAGACTCCTCCCACAGCGCTACATGAACGAGCTGGACAGCGCTCTGATCCCCGTCATCCACGGAGGTAGCGCTAGTGTACCACAGACTGCCATGGACATGGAGTTCATCTTCTACATCACACACGCTATCTAA
- the ube2l3a gene encoding ubiquitin-conjugating enzyme E2 L3a: MNSSKRLGKELEDIRKSGLKCFRNIQVDETNILHWQGLLLPDCSPYDKGAFRIDINFPSEYPFKPPKVNFKTKIYHPNIDEKGQVCLPMITVENWKPATRAYQVIQNLVGLINTPEPEHPLRADLAEEYTKDRAKFMKNAEEFTRKHSEKRPTD; encoded by the exons ATGAATTCAAGCAAGAGACTGggaaag GAGCTGGAGGATATCCGCAAAAGTGGGTTGAAGTGTTTCCGCAACATTCAAGTggatgaaacaaacattttacactGGCAAGGGCTCCTTCTTCCT GATTGCTCTCCATATGACAAAGGAGCATTTCGGATCGACATCAATTTTCCATCAGAGTACCCCTTCAAGCCACCAAAGGTCAATTTCAAGACGAAAATCTACCATCCCAACATCGACGAGAAGGGTCAGGTCTGCCTGCCGATGATCACTGTGGAGAACTGGAAACCAGCCACAAGAGCATACCAAG TGATTCAGAATCTAGTTGGTCTCATTAACACCCCCGAGCCGGAGCATCCGCTGAGGGCCGACCTGGCCGAGGAATACACTAAAGACCGCGCCAAATTCATGAAGAATGCCGAGGAGTTCACGAGGAAACACAGTGAAAAACGACCCACTGACTga